The genomic DNA CCTTGCTCATCTGGAAGGACAGATTGTTTTTTGTCCTGGCCCGAGAGGAAATCTGATTCCAAGAGAAAGACTGGATAAGCTGCTTACACTAGGCCCAATCCTGCATTTGAATGAAATGGAATGTTTGGCTTTGGCTCAGACAGAAGAAGTGGAAGAGGGAGTACTGAGATTATCTTCAACAACTCAAAATGTAGTGGTTGTGACCAAGGGAGGCGAGGGTGTGATCGCTTATGATGGGAGTTGGTATGACCTACCTGCCTATGCCAGCCAGGTAGTGGATACAGTAGGGGCTGGGGACAGTCATGTGGCCGGATTATTGGCTGCTTTACATGTTGGATTTGAATTAGAGCAGGCTTTGGATTTTGCCAATCTTGTCGCCAGTCACGTTGTGGCAAGTACGGGTGTTCATCTGGAAAGGAACCTTTATCACACCTATATAAAACAGCTTAAGGAAGGGAAATAATCCCTCCTTTTTATCATTATAAAATTGTTGTGATTTTCTGAGCATTATTTTTGTAATCGGTATCAAAAGTAGTGTATAATGGAGTCTGTAAAAAAATATATTATTTGAAAGTGAGATTTTACAATATGGCTAAAATCGTTGTTGTAGGTGCAAACCACGCTGGTACATCAGCAATCAACACAATCTTGAACAACTATGGTGCAGAAAACGAAGTTGTCGTTTTCGACCAAAACAACAACATTTCTTTCTTGGGATGTGGTATGGCATTGTGGATTGGTAAACAAATTTCTGGTCCAGAAGGTCTTTTCTACTCAGACAAAGAAAAATTGGAAGCAGCTGGCGCTAAAGTTTACATGGAATCTCCAGTTGAATCTATCGACTATGACAAAAAAGAAGTGACAGCTATTGTTAATGGTGAAAAACACGTTGAAAGCTACGACAAGTTGATTTTGGCTACTGGTTCACAACCAATCTTGCCACCAATCAAAGGTGCTGAAATCCAAGAAGGTTCACGCGAATTCAAGGCGACTCTTGAAAACCTTCAATTTGTTAAATTGTACCAAAACTCTGCTGAAGTAATTGAAAAGCTCAACAACCCAGACATCAAACGTGTAGCAGTTGTTGGTGCTGGTTACATCGGTGTTGAACTTGCTGAAGCGTTTGAGCGTTTGAACAAGGAAGTTATCTTGGTAGACATCGCTCAATCATCACTCGGTGGTTACTATGATCCAGAATTCACTGACTTGATGAACAAAAACTTGGAAGAGCATGGAATCAAATTGGCATTTGGTCAAACTGTACAAGCAGTTGAAGGTGACGGCAAAGTTGAGCGTCTTGTAACTGACAAAGAAACATTTGACGTTGATATGGTTATCTTGGCTGTTGGTTTCCGTCCAAACACTGAACTTGGCGCTGGTAAGATTGAACTCTTCCGCAACGGTGCTTTCCTTGTAAACAAAAAAGGTGAGACTAACATCCCTGATGTTTATGCAATCGGTGACTGTGCAACTATCTACGACAACGCTCTTCAAGATACGAACTACATCGCACTTGCTTCTAACGCTGTTCGTACAGCTATTGTTGCTGCTCACAATGCATGTGGTACAGAACTTGAAACTGCTGGTGTTCAAGGTTCAAATGGTATTTCTATCTATGACCTTAAGATGGTTTCAACTGGTTTGACACTTGAGAAAGCAAAACGCTTTGGCTTCAATGCAGTGGCAACTGACTTCTCAGACCTTCAAAAACCAGAATTCATGGAACATGACAACCACGAAGTGAAAATCCGCATCGTCTACGACAAAGATACTCGTGTTATCCTCGGTGCGCAAATGGCTTCTAAAGAAGATATTTCTATGGGTATGCACATGTTCTCGTTGGCTATTCAAGAGCGTGTAACGATCGAGAAATTGCAACTTCTTGACATCCTCTTCTTGCCACACTTTAACAAGCCATACAACTACATCACAATGGCAGCACTTTCTGCAAAAGATTAAACTAGTTTGGGAAACTGCTGTAATCCAAGCCTAGAAACTCAAAAGCTTGGGGTTATCTAAGAGAGAAGAGGTCCAATGGGCCTTTTCTTTTGGCCTGAAAACAGACTGAGAGCAATCTCGGTTTTGTATGTTCTAAAGAAAGAGCTTTTCTTGAATTTTTGGTATAATAAAAAATACGAAACTACTAGAAAGTAAGAGAAGAATGAATCCACTATTAACTGGAATGAATGAAAGACAGGCAGAAGCGGTGCAGACAACGGAAGGACCGCTTTTGATTATGGCAGGAGCAGGCTCAGGAAAGACGAGAGTGCTGACCCACCGGATTGCTTATCTGATCGATGAAAAATATGTCAATCCATGGAATATTTTGGCGATTACCTTCACCAATAAAGCAGCTCGTGAGATGAAGGAGCGGGCATTTGCTCTTAATCCTGCCACCCAGGATAGTCTGATTGCGACTTTCCACTCTATGTGTGTGCGAATTTTGCGGCGTGATGCTGACCATATCGGCTATAATCGAAATTTCACCATTGTAGATCCAGGTGAGCAACGCACCTTGATGAAGCGAATCATGAAAAATCTAAACTTGGATCTCAAGAAGTGGAGCGAGCGTACGATTTTGGGCACCATTTCCAATGCTAAGAATGACCTGATTGATGAGTTGGCCTATGAAACCCAGGCTGCGGATCTTTATACGCAGATAGTCGCTAAGTGTTACAAGGAATATCAAAAGGAACTTCGTCAGTCAGAAGCTGTTGATTTTGACGATCTGATTATGCTAACGCTTCGCTTATTTGATCAGCATCCAGATGTTTTGACCTATTATCAGCAGCGGTATCAATATATCCATGTGGATGAGTATCAGGATACCAACCATGCCCAATATCAATTGGTTAAATTATTGGCTTCCCGTTTTAAAAATATCTGCGTAGTCGGTGATGCGGACCAATCTATCTACGGATGGCGTGGAGCGGATATGCAAAATATTCTAGACTTTGAAAAAGACTATCCGCAGGCAAAGGTCGTTTTGTTGGAAGAAAACTACCGCTCAACCAAGCGCGTTTTGCAGGCAGCCAATGAAGTCATTGAAAACAACCGCAATCGTAGGCCAAAGAAACTTTGGACGCAAAATCAAGAAGGGGAAAAAATTGTTTACTACCGGGCCAATGATGAGCGGGATGAAACCATCTTCGTAGCCAGTCAAATTTCCCAGTTAGTTGCTAAAGGGCGGTCGTATAAGGACTTTGCCGTTCTGTATCGAACAAATGCCCAGTCGCGTGGAATTGAAGAAGCCCTACTCAAGTCCAATATTCCTTATACTATGGTGGGCGGAACGAAATTTTACAGCCGTAAGGAAATTCGGGATGTCATCTCCTATCTTAATCTTATCGCTAATCCTGCCGATAACATCTCCTTTGAACGGATTGTCAATGAGCCCAAGCGAGGAGCAGGGCCTGGAACACTGGAAAAAATTCGTAGTTTTGCAAGTATACAAGAACTGTCCATGCTAGAAGCCTCGCAGGAGCTTCTCTTTTCCCCTATTAAAGGTAAGGCGGCAACTGCGGTCAATGAGATGGCCAATCAGCTTTACGACTTGCGTAACCAACTGGATCACCTCAGTTTGACAGACCTGACGGAGGCTATCCTTGCTAAGACTGGCTACATGGAATCTCTTGCCATTCAGGCGACTCTGGAGGCGAATGCCCGTATTGAGAATATCCAGGAATTTCTTTCTGTAACGAAATCATTTGATGAAAAAGAGCAGGAAGAAGACGAAACAGGCTTGGACCGTCTCAGTCGTTTCCTCAATGATTTGGCTTTGATTGCGGATACAGATGATGGTGAAAGTGAGGCAAGTCAAGTCACTCTAATGACGCTGCATGCTGCTAAAGGTTTGGAGTTCCCAGTTGTCTTTATTATCGGAATGGAAGAAAATGTCTTTCCGCTGGTTCGGGCTACTGACGAAGAAGCCGATTTGGAAGAAGAGCGCAGGCTAGCCTATGTGGGGATTACTCGGGCTGAGGAACTTTTGTATCTCTGCAATGCCAATTCCCGCTTGCTCTATGGTCGCAGTAGCTTCAATCAGCCTAGCCGCTTTATTCGCGAGATTTCCAGTGAGCTCTTGGATTATCAAGGTTTAGCACGTCCTGCCAATACCAGTTTCAAGGCTTCTTATGTCAATGGCAGAGCAACACAGTTTGGTCAGGGGATGAGCCTGTCTCAAGCTTTGCAAAGTCGTAAGGCTGCTGTTCAGCCTAGTCGCCATCTAGGAGGCGATTTACCTTTTGGCAAAGCTAGCTCTGGTGGAACCAATTGGTCCATTGGTGATATTGCAATCCATAAGAAGTGGGGGAGAGGTACGGTACTTGAAGTGTCAGGAACTGGCAGCAATCAAGAA from Streptococcus oriscaviae includes the following:
- a CDS encoding carbohydrate kinase family protein; this translates as MSKIVVIGSTVCDVFVYVDRLPSREGDTHIRRQEMRLGGCAFNVAHFLHQTGLPYQFVSPVGKGLYGDFVRQELSQLGMTSTIDLSGANGCCYCFIEEDGERTFLSEHGVEYSFDASWLEGIEIEPTDFIYVCGLEVEEATGEELVEALAHLEGQIVFCPGPRGNLIPRERLDKLLTLGPILHLNEMECLALAQTEEVEEGVLRLSSTTQNVVVVTKGGEGVIAYDGSWYDLPAYASQVVDTVGAGDSHVAGLLAALHVGFELEQALDFANLVASHVVASTGVHLERNLYHTYIKQLKEGK
- the nox gene encoding H2O-forming NADH oxidase, whose translation is MAKIVVVGANHAGTSAINTILNNYGAENEVVVFDQNNNISFLGCGMALWIGKQISGPEGLFYSDKEKLEAAGAKVYMESPVESIDYDKKEVTAIVNGEKHVESYDKLILATGSQPILPPIKGAEIQEGSREFKATLENLQFVKLYQNSAEVIEKLNNPDIKRVAVVGAGYIGVELAEAFERLNKEVILVDIAQSSLGGYYDPEFTDLMNKNLEEHGIKLAFGQTVQAVEGDGKVERLVTDKETFDVDMVILAVGFRPNTELGAGKIELFRNGAFLVNKKGETNIPDVYAIGDCATIYDNALQDTNYIALASNAVRTAIVAAHNACGTELETAGVQGSNGISIYDLKMVSTGLTLEKAKRFGFNAVATDFSDLQKPEFMEHDNHEVKIRIVYDKDTRVILGAQMASKEDISMGMHMFSLAIQERVTIEKLQLLDILFLPHFNKPYNYITMAALSAKD
- the pcrA gene encoding DNA helicase PcrA — its product is MNPLLTGMNERQAEAVQTTEGPLLIMAGAGSGKTRVLTHRIAYLIDEKYVNPWNILAITFTNKAAREMKERAFALNPATQDSLIATFHSMCVRILRRDADHIGYNRNFTIVDPGEQRTLMKRIMKNLNLDLKKWSERTILGTISNAKNDLIDELAYETQAADLYTQIVAKCYKEYQKELRQSEAVDFDDLIMLTLRLFDQHPDVLTYYQQRYQYIHVDEYQDTNHAQYQLVKLLASRFKNICVVGDADQSIYGWRGADMQNILDFEKDYPQAKVVLLEENYRSTKRVLQAANEVIENNRNRRPKKLWTQNQEGEKIVYYRANDERDETIFVASQISQLVAKGRSYKDFAVLYRTNAQSRGIEEALLKSNIPYTMVGGTKFYSRKEIRDVISYLNLIANPADNISFERIVNEPKRGAGPGTLEKIRSFASIQELSMLEASQELLFSPIKGKAATAVNEMANQLYDLRNQLDHLSLTDLTEAILAKTGYMESLAIQATLEANARIENIQEFLSVTKSFDEKEQEEDETGLDRLSRFLNDLALIADTDDGESEASQVTLMTLHAAKGLEFPVVFIIGMEENVFPLVRATDEEADLEEERRLAYVGITRAEELLYLCNANSRLLYGRSSFNQPSRFIREISSELLDYQGLARPANTSFKASYVNGRATQFGQGMSLSQALQSRKAAVQPSRHLGGDLPFGKASSGGTNWSIGDIAIHKKWGRGTVLEVSGTGSNQELKINFPDLGLKKVLASLAPIEKED